In a single window of the Coprothermobacter proteolyticus DSM 5265 genome:
- a CDS encoding SDH family Clp fold serine proteinase gives MDVLWSLLWLIIIFSAMSPAVHQHYLQAARQTLIRAWEKKRHSRLITLIHRQESVALWGLPIARYITMEDSEAVLTAIRSTPPDTPIDLVLHTPGGLVLAAEQIARALYMHPAKTTVIIPHYAMSGGTLIALAADQIIMDKHAVIGPLDPQINGLPAASILQAVKDKGVQNVDDQTLILADISRKAIDQVKDTVKWFLRKHMDEEKAEEVATLLCEGYYTHDNPIFAEEAKQLNLNIDTSMPKEIYDLLMLYPQPAGSQRAVSYSKNVEAPTDVSVIRYK, from the coding sequence TTGGATGTACTGTGGAGTTTACTTTGGCTTATCATAATCTTTTCTGCCATGTCCCCGGCTGTGCATCAACATTACTTGCAGGCAGCCAGGCAGACACTCATACGTGCATGGGAGAAGAAAAGGCATTCTCGTTTAATTACCTTGATTCACAGGCAAGAAAGCGTGGCTCTGTGGGGGCTACCAATTGCCAGATACATTACCATGGAAGATTCTGAAGCCGTTTTGACTGCTATTAGAAGTACACCTCCCGATACTCCCATTGACTTAGTACTGCACACACCGGGTGGTTTGGTACTCGCAGCTGAACAAATTGCAAGGGCACTCTATATGCACCCCGCAAAGACTACAGTGATAATACCTCACTATGCCATGAGCGGTGGCACACTAATCGCGTTGGCAGCGGATCAAATTATCATGGACAAGCACGCTGTGATTGGACCATTGGACCCACAAATTAATGGCTTGCCTGCAGCCAGCATATTGCAAGCTGTCAAGGACAAAGGTGTTCAAAACGTTGATGATCAAACCCTCATATTGGCTGACATAAGTCGCAAAGCTATTGACCAGGTCAAAGACACTGTAAAGTGGTTTCTAAGAAAGCACATGGACGAAGAGAAAGCCGAAGAAGTAGCAACCCTGCTTTGCGAAGGGTATTACACACATGATAACCCCATCTTCGCTGAAGAGGCCAAGCAGTTGAATCTGAACATTGACACCTCCATGCCAAAAGAGATTTACGACCTGCTCATGCTTTACCCGCAGCCCGCAGGGTCACAGCGAGCAGTCTCCTACTCCAAAAACGTAGAGGCTCCCACAGATGTTTCCGTTATTCGATATAAATAG
- a CDS encoding AtpZ/AtpI family protein — MPRRFRKIRKQRKPVEAGSGRFWAAFSDAYTFGATLLVSMGIFGVAGYYLDQWLGTLPTFTVALLLIGIYLSFRVFIKDVLKRGRVRNG, encoded by the coding sequence ATGCCAAGAAGGTTTAGAAAAATACGGAAGCAAAGAAAACCTGTAGAAGCTGGATCGGGCAGGTTCTGGGCGGCGTTCAGTGACGCTTACACCTTTGGAGCAACCCTGCTTGTGTCCATGGGTATTTTTGGTGTGGCCGGCTACTACTTGGATCAGTGGTTGGGCACATTACCCACATTTACAGTGGCATTGCTGCTGATTGGCATCTATTTATCTTTTAGAGTTTTTATAAAAGACGTTCTGAAGCGAGGAAGGGTAAGAAATGGGTAA
- the atpB gene encoding F0F1 ATP synthase subunit A, with the protein MGNELTLSVNSFYWSFVVTGLLWLLCWYISLKAKEEGTWKYAVMALWNWLVSYGKELLGDYAEEVMPFLATFFVYILTANWLGLLPGFVAPTRDLSVTVGLALLLLIWIHAYAIRKMGWKKYLAVFFSPAWWMFPLNLMEHITRLLSLSVRLYGNVSGEHLAVAVISLLVPLIAPIPLLGLSMFTGFIQAYIFMTLGMAYTAEFLEEGGLLT; encoded by the coding sequence ATGGGTAATGAACTCACGCTTTCAGTGAACAGTTTTTATTGGAGTTTTGTAGTTACTGGGTTACTGTGGTTACTGTGCTGGTATATAAGCTTGAAGGCAAAGGAAGAGGGCACGTGGAAGTACGCAGTCATGGCTTTATGGAATTGGCTGGTTTCCTATGGAAAAGAACTTCTCGGTGATTATGCTGAGGAAGTTATGCCTTTTCTAGCCACATTTTTTGTTTACATTCTAACGGCGAACTGGTTGGGGCTGCTACCTGGATTTGTAGCTCCCACACGTGACCTATCTGTAACAGTAGGTTTGGCTTTACTTTTGCTCATTTGGATACATGCTTATGCCATAAGAAAAATGGGATGGAAGAAGTATCTTGCTGTGTTTTTCTCTCCGGCGTGGTGGATGTTCCCTTTAAACTTGATGGAACACATAACCAGGTTACTGTCTCTGTCTGTACGTCTTTATGGTAACGTATCAGGTGAACATTTGGCTGTTGCTGTCATATCTTTGCTAGTTCCTTTGATTGCGCCCATACCGTTATTGGGCTTAAGCATGTTTACAGGTTTCATTCAGGCATACATTTTTATGACTCTGGGTATGGCTTATACCGCTGAGTTTTTGGAAGAAGGAGGTCTTTTAACATGA
- the atpE gene encoding ATP synthase F0 subunit C — protein MSNVVAAILSAGWPLGIAAGLAALGMGIAAGKAFEAISRQPDASGDIRSLTLIAFAFIESLVIYVLAVAFLMLFVRPGV, from the coding sequence ATGAGTAATGTAGTTGCTGCCATTTTATCTGCTGGATGGCCGTTGGGCATTGCAGCTGGATTAGCTGCTTTGGGCATGGGAATAGCTGCGGGAAAGGCTTTTGAGGCCATTTCTCGTCAGCCTGATGCATCTGGAGACATAAGAAGCTTGACGCTTATAGCTTTTGCTTTTATTGAGTCTTTGGTTATCTACGTTCTGGCTGTGGCTTTCTTGATGCTGTTTGTTAGACCAGGCGTTTAG
- a CDS encoding ATP synthase F0 subunit B gives MTFNWFSLAAAVVNLLILYWILQRYLFGPLLKTIKDQQEQWLQKEKELQQKELEIASREEQLEHERQELEYEVRTYYEQAMKEIEAFKENEQADARKKAETVYQQIVNAARTEADRIKKEALQQIDDTIKDVVTNVYKAFFQGLNHNGDFVALLLEGRIDEIKPLLGQGRSYIFTSSHPLDDKQKARVEHVLQEKAGVGVSSFEVDEELVLGFQLSWKAEMIEYSLAQQIREYVKIEEAEGIGS, from the coding sequence ATGACCTTTAACTGGTTTTCGCTAGCAGCAGCCGTTGTTAACTTACTGATTCTTTATTGGATACTTCAGAGATACCTGTTTGGTCCACTGCTGAAGACCATAAAAGACCAGCAAGAGCAGTGGTTACAGAAGGAAAAAGAACTACAGCAGAAAGAACTGGAGATTGCGTCCAGAGAAGAACAATTAGAACATGAGCGACAGGAGCTTGAGTACGAGGTTAGGACGTACTACGAACAGGCCATGAAAGAAATAGAGGCGTTTAAGGAAAATGAGCAGGCCGATGCTAGGAAGAAAGCAGAGACAGTTTATCAACAAATTGTAAATGCGGCTAGAACCGAAGCCGATCGCATTAAGAAAGAAGCCTTGCAGCAGATCGACGATACCATAAAGGACGTTGTGACAAATGTCTACAAAGCATTTTTCCAGGGGCTAAACCACAATGGTGACTTTGTTGCTCTGCTGCTAGAAGGCCGTATTGATGAGATAAAGCCCTTGCTTGGGCAAGGACGTTCATACATCTTTACCAGCTCTCATCCACTTGACGATAAGCAGAAAGCCAGGGTGGAACATGTGCTCCAAGAAAAAGCCGGAGTTGGTGTATCCTCCTTTGAGGTGGATGAAGAGCTTGTTTTGGGCTTTCAGCTTTCCTGGAAAGCTGAGATGATCGAATACTCCCTGGCACAGCAGATCAGAGAGTACGTAAAGATTGAGGAGGCAGAAGGCATTGGAAGTTAA